Proteins co-encoded in one Arachis hypogaea cultivar Tifrunner chromosome 13, arahy.Tifrunner.gnm2.J5K5, whole genome shotgun sequence genomic window:
- the LOC112737006 gene encoding ubiquitin-conjugating enzyme E2 28: protein MASKRILKELKDLQRDPPTSCSAGPVGEDMFHWQATIIGPNDSPYAGGVFLVTIHFPPDYPFKPPKVAFRTKVFHPNINSNGNICLDILKEQWSPALTISKVLLSICSLLTDPNPDDPLVPEIAHMCKTDRIKYESTARSWTQKYAMG from the exons ATGGCATCCAAGAGAATCCTGAAGGAGCTCAAGGACTTGCAGAGAGACCCTCCAACTTCATGCAGTGCAg GCCCTGTGGGTGAGGACATGTTCCATTGGCAAGCAACAATCATTGGCCCAAATGACAGTCCCTATGCTGGTGGTGTTTTCCTTGTCACTATCCATTTCCCTCCTGATTATCCCTTCAAACCTCCCAAG GTTGCATTCAGGACCAAGGTATTCCATCCCAACATAAACAGTAATGGCAATATTTGCCTAGATATACTGAAAGAACAATGGAGTCCTGCTCTTACCATATCCAAG GTGCTGCTGTCAATATGTTCATTGCTAACAGATCCAAATCCTGATGACCCTCTTGTGCCTGAGATTGCTCATATGTGCAAGACTGATAGAATAAAGTATGAGTCCACTGCTAGAAGCTGGACTCAGAAATATGCCATGGGCTAA
- the LOC112737005 gene encoding rac-like GTP-binding protein RAC1, with translation MSASRFIKCVTVGDGAVGKTCMLISYTSNTFPTDYVPTVFDNFSANVVVDGSTVNLGLWDTAGQEDYNRLRPLSYRGADVFLLAFSLISRASYENVAKKWIPELRHYAPGVPIILVGTKLDLRDDKQFFQDHPGAAPITTVQGEELRKLIGAPVYIECSSKTQQNVKAVFDAAIKVVLQPPKQKKKKRKGQKTCSIL, from the exons ATGAGTGCATCAAGGTTCATAAAGTGTGTCACTGTTGGTGATGGTGCTGTTGGCAAGACTTGTATGCTTATCTCCTACACCAGCAACACTTTCCCTACT GATTATGTTCCAACTGTCTTTGACAATTTCAGCGCAAATGTGGTTGTGGATGGGAGCACTGTGAATTTGGGTTTGTGGGACACTGCTG GCCAAGAAGATTACAATAGATTAAGACCTTTAAGCTATCGAGGAGCTGATGTATTCCTGCTAGCATTCTCTCTCATAAGCAGGGCTAGCTATGAAAATGTTGCCAAGAAA TGGATTCCTGAGTTGAGGCATTATGCTCCTGGTGTTccaattattcttgttggaacAAAACTTG ATCTTCGGGATGATAAGCAGTTTTTTCAAGATCATCCTGGTGCAGCGCCTATCACCACAGTGCAG GGTGAGGAACTGAGAAAACTTATCGGTGCTCCAGTTTACATCGAATGTAGTTCAAAAACACAGCAG AATGTGAAGGCTGTTTTTGATGCGGCCATCAAAGTAGTTCTCCAGCCTCCAaagcagaagaaaaagaagagaaagggtCAAAAAACCTGTTCCATATTGTGA